A stretch of the Vagococcus xieshaowenii genome encodes the following:
- the sufC gene encoding Fe-S cluster assembly ATPase SufC: protein MAVLEIKDLHVSIEDKEILKGVNLVINTNEIHAIMGPNGTGKSTLSAAIMGHPNYEVTQGEVLLDGVNLLELEVDERARAGVFLAMQYPSEIPGITNAEFMRAAMNSGKEDEDKISVMDFITKLDEKMALLDMSEEMAERYLNEGFSGGEKKRNEILQLLMLEPTFAILDEIDSGLDIDALKVVSKGINEMRGENFGALIITHYQRLLNYITPDVVHIMMDGRVVKTGDADLARRLEAEGYAGISAELGIELTEE, encoded by the coding sequence ATGGCAGTTTTAGAAATAAAAGATTTGCATGTTAGCATAGAAGATAAAGAAATATTAAAAGGTGTTAACTTAGTTATTAACACAAATGAAATTCACGCTATCATGGGACCTAACGGAACGGGTAAATCAACATTATCAGCCGCTATTATGGGGCACCCAAACTATGAAGTAACCCAAGGGGAAGTCTTATTAGACGGAGTTAACCTATTAGAGTTAGAAGTTGATGAACGTGCACGTGCTGGTGTCTTTTTAGCAATGCAATACCCAAGTGAAATTCCTGGTATCACAAACGCAGAATTCATGCGTGCGGCAATGAACTCAGGTAAAGAAGATGAAGATAAAATTTCTGTTATGGATTTCATCACAAAATTAGATGAAAAAATGGCATTATTAGACATGTCTGAAGAAATGGCAGAACGTTATTTAAATGAAGGATTCTCAGGTGGCGAGAAAAAACGTAACGAAATTTTACAATTATTAATGTTAGAGCCAACATTCGCTATTTTGGATGAAATTGACTCAGGTTTAGATATTGATGCGCTTAAAGTGGTATCAAAAGGGATTAACGAAATGCGTGGAGAAAACTTTGGTGCGTTAATTATTACCCATTACCAACGCTTATTAAACTACATTACACCAGACGTGGTTCACATCATGATGGATGGACGTGTCGTTAAAACAGGCGATGCTGATTTAGCACGTCGTTTAGAAGCAGAAGGTTATGCAGGTATTAGCGCTGAATTAGGAATCGAATTAACTGAAGAATAA
- a CDS encoding PBECR4 domain-containing protein — MESLPTNHKEVIVIESLPTDYKDVRLIDILQDYECNFHGKTCLIRTNYSELKEFKVAFFIDGLPHLLGLHYVSKNKSGTKILDEIRRYKMTSSSIMKHHNFGPQDIKNRIMLYSFLYEVFLDQSVKVCIPMDHANPNPMKLDCVFTRMGTKEEIVLGLKRAKEDGIFKPATLHSNKKAKYTLMKRSKVISIEWE; from the coding sequence ATGGAATCGTTGCCTACCAACCACAAAGAAGTTATAGTAATCGAATCACTACCAACAGATTATAAAGATGTTAGATTAATAGACATTTTACAAGACTACGAATGTAATTTTCATGGTAAAACCTGCTTAATAAGGACTAATTATTCTGAATTAAAAGAATTTAAGGTTGCGTTTTTTATAGATGGATTACCACATTTATTAGGGTTGCACTATGTTAGTAAGAATAAAAGCGGTACAAAGATACTAGATGAAATTAGAAGATATAAAATGACCTCGTCAAGCATAATGAAGCATCATAATTTTGGGCCACAAGATATTAAGAATCGAATCATGTTATATTCGTTCTTGTATGAAGTGTTTTTAGACCAAAGTGTAAAAGTTTGTATACCTATGGACCATGCTAACCCTAACCCTATGAAATTGGATTGTGTATTTACAAGAATGGGAACAAAAGAAGAAATAGTTCTAGGTCTTAAGAGAGCGAAAGAAGATGGTATATTTAAACCTGCTACCTTACATTCCAATAAGAAGGCTAAATATACTTTGATGAAACGATCTAAAGTAATAAGCATAGAATGGGAATAA
- the sufD gene encoding Fe-S cluster assembly protein SufD translates to MTDTIKQTYLDQVKAFSVKQGEPEWMLNHRLVALDKIDELALPVIERVKMHRWDLTDMRGWEPTDSTDETEIVVDEKTNPTLVQAYNQTLMAHLPEELSAKGVIFTDIFTAMNEHADLVKEAYMTLAVKYDEDQLTAFHAAFMNSGMFLYVPRNVAIEEPVEAVFYQFADSIANFTHHVLVLADENSQVTYLERYETIGEGSAKAIGNIVVEVVAKQGAQVKFSAIDQLGESTNTYMNRRAHIMRDASVDWAIGVLNDGNVVADFDSDLVGQGAHSEVKVVALSAGRQIQGIDTRVTNYAPHSVGHILQHGVIRERGTLTFNGIGHIIKGAVGADAQQESRVMMLSDKARGDANPILLIDENEVTAGHAASVGRVDPEEMYYLMSRGLEKMEAERLVIRGFLGSVLTEIPVKDVRDELADVIERKLM, encoded by the coding sequence ATGACAGATACTATCAAACAAACGTATCTTGATCAGGTCAAAGCATTCTCAGTTAAGCAAGGTGAACCTGAATGGATGTTAAATCACCGTTTAGTCGCTTTGGATAAAATCGATGAATTAGCTTTACCTGTAATTGAACGTGTCAAAATGCATCGTTGGGACTTAACAGACATGCGTGGCTGGGAACCAACGGATTCTACAGATGAAACAGAAATCGTAGTAGATGAAAAAACAAACCCAACATTAGTACAAGCGTATAATCAAACATTAATGGCTCATTTACCAGAAGAGTTATCGGCCAAAGGGGTTATCTTTACAGATATCTTTACAGCAATGAACGAACATGCTGATTTAGTTAAAGAAGCGTATATGACATTAGCCGTTAAATATGACGAAGATCAATTAACAGCGTTTCACGCTGCGTTCATGAATAGTGGGATGTTCTTATATGTTCCTCGTAATGTAGCAATTGAAGAGCCTGTTGAAGCAGTCTTCTATCAGTTCGCTGATTCAATCGCTAACTTCACGCATCATGTGTTAGTTTTAGCTGATGAGAATAGCCAAGTGACTTACCTAGAACGTTACGAAACAATTGGTGAAGGTAGTGCTAAAGCTATCGGTAACATTGTTGTAGAAGTAGTAGCTAAGCAAGGGGCACAAGTGAAATTCTCAGCGATTGATCAATTAGGCGAATCAACTAATACGTATATGAATCGTCGTGCACATATCATGCGTGATGCGTCAGTTGACTGGGCGATTGGGGTCCTAAATGATGGTAATGTGGTCGCAGACTTTGATTCAGATTTAGTTGGACAAGGGGCACATTCTGAAGTAAAAGTGGTCGCGTTGAGTGCTGGGCGCCAAATTCAAGGAATTGACACACGCGTGACTAACTATGCGCCACATTCAGTTGGACATATTTTACAACATGGTGTCATTCGTGAACGTGGGACATTAACTTTTAACGGAATTGGTCATATTATTAAAGGAGCAGTGGGCGCTGATGCACAACAAGAAAGTCGTGTGATGATGTTATCAGACAAAGCACGTGGTGATGCTAACCCAATTCTTTTAATTGATGAGAACGAAGTAACCGCAGGACATGCAGCCAGTGTTGGTCGCGTAGATCCTGAAGAGATGTACTACTTAATGAGTCGTGGTTTAGAAAAAATGGAAGCAGAACGTTTAGTCATTCGTGGTTTCTTAGGCAGTGTATTAACCGAAATTCCTGTCAAAGATGTACGTGATGAACTAGCTGACGTGATTGAAAGGAAGTTAATGTAG
- the sufB gene encoding Fe-S cluster assembly protein SufB, which yields MTDVPVVGDYQFGFRDDVKPVYTTGKGLSEEIVREISRVKNEPEWMLDFRLRSLEAFNNMAMQEWGPDLSDIDFDAITYYKKSSNNPARDWEDVPEKIKETFERLGIPEAEQKYLSGASAQYESEVVYHNMKEEFEKMGVVFTDTDSALKEYPDLFKEYFSKLVPPTDNKLAALNSAVWSGGTFIYVPKGVKVEVPLQTYFRINDENMGQFERTLIIVDEGASVHYVEGCTAPTYSTNSLHAAIVEIFTLKDAYCRYTTIQNWSDNVYNLVTKRARAMENATVEWIDGNIGAKTTMKYPSVQLNGRGARGTMLTVAFANKGQIQDTGAKMIHNAPNTSSSIVSKSIARGGGEVNYRGQVTFGKESQGSISHIECDTIIMDNLSKSDTIPFNEIHNSQVALEHEAKVSKISEEQLYYLMSRGLSEEQATEMIVMGFVEPFTKELPMEYAVELNRLISYEMEGSVG from the coding sequence ATGACGGATGTACCTGTAGTTGGCGATTACCAATTTGGTTTTCGTGATGATGTCAAACCTGTCTATACAACAGGTAAAGGACTAAGTGAAGAAATTGTACGTGAAATTTCACGTGTTAAAAATGAGCCAGAATGGATGCTTGATTTCCGTTTACGTTCATTAGAAGCATTTAATAACATGGCGATGCAAGAGTGGGGACCTGATTTATCAGATATCGACTTTGATGCGATTACCTATTACAAAAAATCAAGTAACAATCCAGCGCGTGATTGGGAAGATGTTCCAGAAAAAATAAAAGAAACCTTCGAGCGTTTAGGGATTCCAGAAGCTGAACAAAAGTATTTGTCAGGTGCTTCAGCGCAGTATGAATCAGAAGTGGTATACCACAATATGAAAGAAGAATTTGAGAAGATGGGTGTAGTATTTACAGACACAGATTCAGCGTTAAAAGAATATCCAGATTTATTCAAAGAATACTTCTCAAAATTAGTTCCGCCAACGGATAATAAACTAGCAGCACTTAATTCAGCTGTATGGTCAGGTGGAACCTTTATCTATGTACCTAAAGGCGTTAAAGTGGAAGTACCATTACAAACTTACTTCCGTATTAACGACGAAAACATGGGACAATTTGAACGTACATTAATTATCGTTGATGAGGGCGCAAGTGTGCATTATGTAGAAGGCTGTACGGCACCTACCTATTCAACGAATAGTTTACATGCGGCGATTGTTGAAATCTTTACGTTGAAAGACGCTTATTGTCGTTACACAACGATTCAAAACTGGTCAGATAACGTCTACAACTTAGTTACAAAACGTGCGCGTGCAATGGAAAACGCAACAGTTGAATGGATTGATGGTAACATTGGTGCCAAAACAACAATGAAATACCCAAGTGTTCAACTTAATGGCCGTGGGGCTCGTGGTACGATGTTAACAGTGGCCTTTGCGAATAAAGGACAAATCCAAGATACTGGTGCTAAAATGATTCATAACGCACCAAATACGTCTAGTTCGATTGTTTCTAAATCAATCGCACGTGGCGGTGGGGAAGTAAACTACCGTGGACAAGTAACATTTGGTAAAGAAAGCCAAGGATCAATCTCACATATCGAATGTGATACGATTATCATGGATAACTTATCGAAATCAGATACGATTCCATTTAATGAAATTCATAACAGCCAAGTCGCTTTAGAACATGAAGCGAAAGTCTCAAAAATCTCTGAAGAACAATTGTACTACTTGATGAGCCGAGGTTTATCAGAAGAACAAGCAACCGAGATGATTGTCATGGGATTCGTTGAACCATTCACCAAAGAATTACCGATGGAATATGCGGTGGAATTAAATCGATTGATCTCATATGAGATGGAAGGTAGTGTAGGTTAA
- a CDS encoding cysteine desulfurase yields MAFEQTTAVLGSPVQYKMSPQAKRYTFKDLGFTETKQGNLQFDRALDMTVSKTGPRFKITVAKDLATFKMSVTTPNGLKQINIFEKEEHAELRQNLEYMLNEMVNRDCFEVVE; encoded by the coding sequence ATGGCATTTGAGCAAACAACAGCAGTATTAGGTTCACCTGTTCAATACAAAATGAGCCCCCAAGCGAAACGATATACGTTTAAAGATTTAGGTTTTACAGAAACTAAACAAGGTAATTTACAATTTGATCGCGCCTTAGATATGACCGTGAGCAAAACTGGCCCTCGTTTTAAAATAACGGTTGCTAAAGATTTAGCCACATTTAAAATGAGTGTGACCACACCAAATGGTTTAAAACAAATTAATATTTTTGAAAAAGAAGAACACGCTGAATTACGTCAAAATTTAGAATATATGCTAAATGAGATGGTAAATAGAGACTGCTTTGAAGTAGTGGAATAA
- a CDS encoding cysteine desulfurase produces the protein MKAIDKLREDFPILFQEVNDEPLIYLDNAATTQKPKQVLEALNQYYQQDNANVHRGVHTLGERATSAYEGAREKVRQFIQAHSTKEILFTRGTTTSLNWVARSFGDQFVEAGDEIVISYMEHHSNIVPWQQLAKRKGAILKYIALTSEGELDMNDAREKITNKTKIVSLAHVSNVLGVTTPIKELVQLAHEVEAIMVVDGAQAVPHMPVNVQELDVDFYAFSGHKMCGPTGIGVLYGKQHWLEKIEPIEFGGEMIDFVYEQDSTWAELPYKFEAGTPNIAGAIGLGAAIDYLTALDMSQIHAYEQAIVEYVLPKLQAIEGVSVYGPSTTANHSAVLSFNIDGVHPHDVATAMDMQGVAVRAGHHCAQPLLSYLEVKATARASFYFYNTLEEADKFIDAVIATKEFFNHGII, from the coding sequence ATGAAAGCTATTGATAAATTGCGCGAAGATTTTCCTATTCTATTTCAAGAAGTGAATGATGAACCATTGATTTATCTTGATAATGCAGCAACCACTCAAAAACCTAAGCAAGTGTTAGAAGCGTTAAATCAGTACTATCAACAAGATAATGCCAACGTTCATCGTGGGGTTCATACGTTAGGTGAGCGTGCAACTTCTGCATATGAAGGGGCACGTGAGAAAGTCCGCCAGTTTATCCAGGCCCATTCTACAAAAGAAATTCTTTTTACACGAGGCACAACAACTAGTCTAAACTGGGTTGCAAGAAGTTTTGGTGATCAATTTGTTGAAGCAGGCGATGAAATTGTGATTTCTTATATGGAACATCACTCGAATATCGTGCCGTGGCAACAATTGGCAAAACGTAAAGGCGCCATTCTTAAATATATCGCGTTAACCTCTGAAGGAGAACTTGATATGAACGATGCGCGTGAAAAAATCACCAATAAAACAAAAATTGTTTCACTGGCACATGTCTCTAATGTGTTAGGTGTAACAACGCCTATCAAAGAACTTGTTCAACTAGCACATGAAGTGGAGGCTATTATGGTAGTTGATGGCGCTCAAGCTGTTCCCCACATGCCTGTTAATGTCCAAGAATTAGACGTAGATTTTTATGCCTTTAGTGGGCATAAAATGTGTGGACCGACAGGAATCGGTGTCTTATATGGCAAACAACATTGGTTAGAAAAAATCGAACCGATTGAGTTTGGTGGCGAGATGATTGATTTTGTGTACGAACAAGATAGCACGTGGGCTGAATTACCTTACAAATTTGAGGCAGGCACACCTAATATCGCAGGTGCGATAGGATTGGGAGCTGCTATCGATTATTTGACAGCATTAGACATGAGCCAAATTCATGCTTATGAACAAGCTATTGTTGAATACGTCTTGCCTAAGCTTCAAGCAATTGAAGGGGTGAGTGTTTACGGCCCTTCAACGACCGCTAATCATAGTGCTGTCTTATCATTCAATATTGACGGCGTTCACCCTCATGACGTAGCGACTGCGATGGATATGCAGGGAGTAGCGGTTCGAGCAGGGCATCATTGCGCGCAACCTTTATTGAGCTATTTAGAGGTTAAGGCGACCGCTCGTGCCAGTTTTTATTTTTACAATACATTAGAAGAAGCAGATAAATTTATAGACGCAGTGATTGCTACAAAGGAGTTTTTCAACCATGGGATTATCTAG
- the sufU gene encoding Fe-S cluster assembly sulfur transfer protein SufU: MGLSRLDMLYRQVVLDHSNSPRHYGLSEDMTHQLELNNPTCGDVITLQLKIEEDRVVDARFAGSGCSISMASASMMTEVVIGKTEKEAMALAEDFSELVQGKEVANIQALGDASLLKGVSKFPARIKCATLAWKALERGIIEKEAATTAEQSHCEEKE, from the coding sequence ATGGGATTATCTAGATTAGACATGCTATATCGACAAGTTGTTTTGGACCACTCAAATAGTCCGCGACATTACGGGTTATCTGAAGATATGACGCATCAGTTGGAGTTAAATAATCCAACATGCGGCGATGTGATCACCTTGCAATTAAAAATTGAAGAGGATCGTGTCGTTGATGCGCGTTTTGCCGGAAGTGGCTGTTCAATTTCAATGGCAAGTGCCAGTATGATGACAGAAGTAGTTATTGGCAAAACAGAAAAAGAAGCCATGGCATTAGCCGAGGATTTCTCTGAATTAGTCCAAGGTAAAGAAGTAGCTAATATTCAAGCATTAGGCGACGCCAGTCTATTAAAAGGTGTCTCAAAATTCCCAGCGCGTATTAAATGCGCAACGTTGGCTTGGAAAGCGTTAGAGCGAGGCATTATTGAAAAAGAAGCCGCAACAACTGCTGAACAATCACATTGCGAAGAGAAGGAGTGA
- the mnmA gene encoding tRNA 2-thiouridine(34) synthase MnmA has product MTDNSKIRVVVGMSGGVDSSVTALLLKEQGYDVVGIFMKNWDDTDENGVCTATEDYKDVAKVANQIGIPYYSVNFEKEYWDRVFEYFLAEYRAGRTPNPDVMCNKEIKFKAFLDYAMELGADYVATGHYARVVRDENGVSHMLRGVDNNKDQTYFLSQLSQEQLSKTMFPLGHLQKPEVREIAERAGLATAKKKDSTGVCFIGEKNFKEFLSNYLPATPGNMVTEDGEVKGQHAGLMYYTIGQRQGLGIGGGGASNEPWFAIGKELATNTLIVGQGFHHPTLYSTHLDASEIHFTQDNWTQKEFKCTAKFRYRQQDIGVTVQLDDQNPTKARVMFDEPVRAITPGQAVVFYDGEECLGGGMIDLAYDGEKLQQYI; this is encoded by the coding sequence ATGACAGACAACAGCAAGATTCGTGTCGTTGTCGGCATGAGTGGCGGAGTGGATTCTTCCGTTACGGCTCTACTATTAAAAGAACAAGGATATGACGTAGTAGGGATTTTTATGAAAAACTGGGACGACACTGACGAAAACGGTGTGTGTACCGCAACTGAGGATTATAAGGATGTGGCAAAAGTTGCCAACCAAATTGGGATTCCTTATTATTCAGTAAACTTTGAAAAAGAATATTGGGATCGTGTGTTTGAATACTTCTTGGCTGAATATCGTGCTGGACGTACGCCAAATCCTGATGTGATGTGTAACAAAGAAATTAAATTTAAAGCCTTTTTAGACTATGCGATGGAATTAGGGGCTGATTACGTGGCAACAGGTCACTACGCACGTGTTGTTCGCGATGAAAATGGCGTGTCACACATGTTACGTGGCGTTGACAATAATAAAGACCAAACATATTTCTTGAGCCAACTTTCTCAAGAACAATTAAGCAAAACCATGTTTCCATTAGGTCATTTACAAAAGCCAGAAGTACGTGAAATAGCTGAACGTGCAGGGCTAGCAACGGCTAAGAAAAAAGATTCAACGGGAGTATGCTTTATCGGTGAGAAAAACTTTAAAGAGTTCTTAAGTAACTATTTACCAGCAACTCCAGGTAATATGGTGACAGAAGATGGTGAAGTGAAAGGGCAACATGCTGGCCTAATGTACTACACAATCGGTCAACGTCAAGGACTTGGTATTGGCGGTGGTGGTGCCTCAAATGAACCATGGTTCGCTATTGGCAAAGAATTAGCAACGAATACGTTAATCGTTGGACAAGGATTCCATCACCCGACGCTGTATTCAACCCATTTAGATGCCAGTGAGATTCATTTTACTCAAGATAATTGGACGCAAAAAGAATTCAAATGTACAGCTAAGTTCCGCTATCGTCAACAAGATATCGGTGTGACGGTGCAACTAGATGACCAAAACCCAACCAAAGCACGTGTGATGTTTGATGAGCCAGTACGTGCCATTACACCAGGACAAGCAGTTGTCTTTTATGATGGCGAAGAATGTTTAGGTGGCGGTATGATAGACTTGGCTTATGATGGAGAAAAATTACAACAATATATTTAA